A single Bos mutus isolate GX-2022 chromosome 25, NWIPB_WYAK_1.1, whole genome shotgun sequence DNA region contains:
- the LOC102268573 gene encoding olfactory receptor 1F1-like — protein sequence MGEANQSRVSEFLLLGLSRQPQQQQLLFLLFLTMYLATVLGNLLILLAISMDSRLHIPMYFFLFNLSFVDICFSSTTVPKVLANHILGRQTISFSGCLTQMYFVFMFVDMDNFLLAVMAYDRFVAVCHPLHYSAKMTPQLCALLVTGSWIIANLNVLLHTLLMARLSFCADNAIPHFFCDVTPLLKLSCSDTHLNEVMILTEGALIMITPLVCILASYVLITCAVLRIPSTKGRWKAFSTCGSHVAMVSLFYGTIIAVYFNPLSSHSSEKDTVATVMYTVVTPMLNPFIYSLRNRDLKRALGKVVGRKMFSVSGDNQN from the coding sequence ATGGGAGAGGCAAACCAGTCGAGAGTCTCTGAgttcctcctcctggggctctccaggcagccccagcagcagcagctcctcttcCTGCTCTTCCTGACCATGTACCTGGCCACCGTCCTGGGAAACCTGCTCATCCTCCTAGCCATTAGCATGGACTCCCGCCTGCACatccccatgtacttcttcctcttcaACCTGTCTTTCGTGGACATCTGCTTCTCCTCTACCACTGTCCCCAAAGTGCTGGCCAACCACATACTCGGGAGACAGACCATCTCTTTCTCTGGGTGTCTGACGCAGATGTACTTTGTTTTCATGTTCGTGGACATGGACAATTTCCTCCTGgctgtgatggcctatgaccgctttGTGGCTGTATGCCACCCCTTACACTATTCAGCAAAGATGACCCCTCAGCTCTGTGCCCTGCTGGTCACTGGGTCGTGGATCATCGCCAACTTGAATGTCCTGTTGCACACCCTGCTGATGGCTCGACTCTCCTTCTGTGCAGACAATGCCATCCCCCATTTCTTCTGTGATGTGACCCCCCTCCTCAAACTCTCCTGCTCTGACACACACCTCAATGAGGTGATGATTCTGACTGAGGGTGCCCTGATCATGATCACCCCGTTGGTTTGCATCCTGGCTTCATATGTCCTTATCACCTGTGCTGTCCTGAGGATCCCATCCACAAAGGGGAGATGGAAAGCCTTCTCTACCTGTGGCTCCCACGTGGCTATGGTTTCCCTCTTCTATGGCACCATCATTGCTGTGTATTTCAACCCTTTGTCCTCCCACTCGTCGGAGAAGGACACTGTAGCTACTGTGATGTACACGGTGGTGACCCCCATGCTGAATCCTTTcatctacagcctgaggaacaGAGACTTGAAAAGGGCTCTTGGAAAAGTGGTTGGCAGGAAAATGTTTTCTGTCTCAGGAGACAATCAAAACTGA
- the LOC102283938 gene encoding olfactory receptor 1F1, whose amino-acid sequence MDRSTDDHLSRHEERLMAVSTNLPQIQLRRGANQSSVSEFLLLGLSRQPQHQQLLFLLFLTMYLATVLGNLLILLAISVDSRLHIPMYFFLFNLSFVDICFSSTTVPKVLANHILGRQTISFSGCLTQMYFVFMFVDMDNFLLAVMAYDRFVAVCHPLHYSAKMTPQLCALLVTGSWVTAILDMLLHTLLMARLSFCADNAIPHFFCDMTPLLKLSCSDTHLNEVMILTEAALIMITPFVCILASYVLITCAVLRIPSTKGRWKAFSTCGSHLAVVFLFYGTIIAVYFNPSSSHSSEKDTVATVMYTVVTPMLNPFIYSLRNRDLKGALQKVIGRKTCSS is encoded by the exons ATGGATAGAAGCACTGATGACCACTTATCCAGACATGAAGAACGCTTGATGGCAGTAAGCACCAACCtcccccag ATTCAGCTTAGGAGAGGGGCAAACCAGTCGAGTGTCTCTGAgttcctcctcctggggctctccaggcagccCCAGCACCAGCAGCTCCTCTTCCTGCTCTTCCTCACCATGTACCTGGCCACCGTCCTGGGAAACCTGCTTATCCTCCTAGCCATCAGCGTGGACTCCCGCCTGCACatccccatgtacttcttcctcttcaACCTGTCTTTCGTGgacatctgcttctcctccaccACTGTCCCCAAGGTGCTGGCCAACCACATACTCGGGAGACAGACCATCTCTTTCTCTGGGTGTCTGACGCAGATGTACTTTGTTTTCATGTTCGTGGACATGGACAATTTCCTCCTGGCTgtaatggcctatgaccgctttGTGGCTGTATGCCACCCCTTACACTATTCAGCGAAGATGACCCCTCAGCTCTGTGCCCTGCTGGTCACTGGGTCATGGGTCACTGCCATTCTGGATATGCTCTTGCACACCCTGCTGATGGCTCGACTCTCCTTCTGTGCAGACAATGCCATCCCCCACTTCTTCTGTGATATGACCCCCCTCCTCAAACTCTCCTGCTCTGACACACACCTCAATGAGGTGATGATACTGACTGAGGCAGCCCTGATCATGATCACCCCGTTCGTTTGCATCCTGGCTTCATATGTCCTTATCACCTGTGCTGTCCTGAGGATCCCATCCACAAAGGGGAGATggaaagccttctccacctgtggctcCCACCTGGCTGTGGTGTTCCTCTTCTATGGCACCATCATTGCTGTGTATTTCAACCCTTCATCCTCACATTCTTCTGAGAAGGACACTGTAGCTACTGTGATGTACACGGTGGTGACCCCCATGCTGAATCCTTTcatctacagcctgaggaacaGGGACTTGAAAGGGGCCTTGCAAAAAGTGATTGGCAGGAAAACATGCTCTTCTTGA